GTTTTGCCCGCGACCTGACGCAAAAGGGCGGCAAATAGGAATCGCCACGGCACAGGAAGACTTTAAAAATTGCTGTAGCGAGATAATTTGCCGACGCGCGGATGGTCCGGCGCAAAGATAGAAATGACAGCAGACTACACCTTGTTGCGGGCTCACGATAAATACTCGCAGGTCCCAATTCGAGCCTGCGACCGTTAGCGGCGTTTCTTGGGAGCAGTCTTCACTGCCTTCTTTGCAGGTTCCTTCTTCGCAGGCGTATGCTTCACAGCTGCCTTCTTCGCAGGAGCAGCCTTTGTCGCTACCTTCTTCGCAGGCGCTGCCTTCTTTGCCGGAGCATGCTTCTTCACAGAAGCCTTAGCCGCGGCCTTCCCCGGGACTTTCTTTGAAACGGTCTTCACCGGAGCCTTCTTCGCCACAGCCTTCACAACTTTCTTAACCGGTGCTTTGCTCGTAGTCTTCATAGGAGCCTTCTTCGCTGCACCTTTAGCCCCCACACTCTTAGCCGCAACCTTCGCCGGAGCCTTGGCAACTGATTTACCCTTCACCGGAACAGTCGTTTTAGACATAGCAGCAGACTTCTTCGCAGGCTCTTCCGTCTTCCTAGCAACTGTCTTCACTGGCGCAACAACCTTCAATGGCGCAGTAGACTTCACCGGCACAGAATTCTTAACCACTCCACCCTTCGCAGGCGCTGGAGCACTCGCCGGAACCACATTCGTCCCCGCCCCCGCGACCGCCTCAGCCTCTCCATTCGTATCCACCACAGCAGCCTTCTTGCGGCTCTTTGCTGGCTTCGCATCCTTCTTCGCCACGCGCGGCCTGCGCAGATGTACCGGAGGAGGAGGCGCCGGCGGCGAGTAAGGCTCAAGATAAGCCTTCATCTCCTCAACCGTCCCTAGCTTGCCATCCATGAGCTCAAAGAAAAGTTTGTCCAGCAGCTCGCCATAGCCAGGCAGATCTGGAACGATGCGCATCTCCTGCATCAGCGCATAAGGCAGCTTCTGCTTCGCATGAGCCCACTCGGTAAAGAACCCCTTGAATTTGTTCTGAATTCCAGCGTTCTTCGACGTGTGCGCCACCCACAGGATCGACTCCGGCTTAGCCGAGTGCAGCAGCTTCCACGCATGCGAAGGCGACGACGCGCCCTTGCCCGAGAACTCCGCCGCAAACGCCTTCGCCTCGTCCTCCAGCGCCTCGATCTCATGCACGAAGCCCTGCCGCGCAAAGCTCTTCTTCAGCGCCGTTACTTCCTTCGGAGCCATCTTCGCAGTCAAGTAAGGAAAGTTAGCCGCCGCCGTCTCAGGATAGATTCCCTGAATCTGCAACTGCGACTGCACATCCCTCAGCTTCTCCAGCTCCGTCACATTCGCCTTGGTCGACGACAGCGCCGGGAAAAGATTCTTCATCCACCCCTCGGCCTCCAGCTTGCGCAGCACCCGCAGCGGATCCTCCTCATGGAAGATCTCCTCGGTCTCATACCCGCGATGAAACTCTCCCATCGCCGAGATGTACCCTTCCTGCTTCCCTGCCTCGTACCGTGTCTGTGTCTTCTCGTCCATCTGCCAGCTCAGCCTGGCCATCAGCCGCGCCGCCCGAATCATCCTCACTGGATCTTCGATAAACCCATAGTTGCTCACCAGCCGCAGCTCTCGATTCTCAATGTCCGCCACCCCGTTCAGCGGATCCATCAGCAAGCCATACGAGCCGTCGTTCAGCGACAGCGCCATCGCATTGGCCGTAAAGTCCCGCCGCCGCAGGTCGTCCAGAATCGTTGCAGCCTTGACCAGCGGCTTACCCGGCTTCGGATAAGTCACCGTCAAAGTGCTGCCAATCTCCATCCTCACACCACCGGGAAACCGCACAAACAGCGCCTGTCCGGCTTCGTTCTCACCGGTGATTACGGCATGAGCTTTCTCTAAATCTTTCTTCAGCTTAAGCGCGTTTCCCTGAACCACTACATCCAGATCCCGCACCGGCGATCCGCTGGTCATATCTCTTACCGCTCCGCCCACCAGAAACACGGTAAGTCCTTTGGCACGAGCCACTTCGCGTACTGCCAGCAGCGAGTTACGCTGCGCTTGAGAGAGGCGATTTTCGAGCAGGTAGATGTAGTCGGCCATAACTGGTACTTTTACTCCAAGCCGGTTCGAACCGGACCGCCGCAACCCATCGGAGCCCTCCAACTTCAGGCTAAGCTCCGACGAATCAAGCGTTTATAATGATGAGTACAGGTAAACGCAAAAGGCCAATGTAACACAGCATTAGCGAATTGACTACTCCGGTTGCACCTTTTTCGTTGCTCTAGCCGCTGGTGTGCGACAATCCGCGAGTCCTTATGTCCTCCGCGCACAAGAAGGTCATCGTCCGCCGCTTCACCGGAGAAACTCTCCCCGGCTACCTGCCACTCGCCGGCTTCACGCGTAACCGCATCGTCGACCTTCTCGACCTCGAGGGCCGTGTCATCTCACTTGCCATCAATGACATAAAGCACATCTGCTATGTCCGCGACTACAACCTTAATGACGCCGCCAATCCCGAGCGCCTCACCCGCCGCACCTTCCTCGCCAAGCCACGCACCGAAGGCCTCTGGCTCCGCCTCACCTTCCGCTCCGGCGACCTGCTTGAAGGCCTCGCCCCTATCGATGCGACCCTCGCCGACGACCTCATCAACGACATCGGCCTCCAGCTCACCCCACCCGACGTCCGCTCCAACACCCAGCGCATCTTCGTCCCGCGCACCTCCATCACCGACCTTCAACTTCTCGCCGTCATCACCACCCCCTCGCGCCGCAAACCTCTCCCCGCCTCCTCGGTCCCCAGCCTTCAGGAGGACCTCTTCACCAACCTCATTCCACCCAACACCCGCCCCAACTAAACCCACCGTCAGTTCTCAGCCACGCTTAGTCTCTTCCATTACAATCCACCCCATGCCATCCAGTCCGAAGTCAGTAACTCTCGCCGAACTGGCCGACCACCTCGGCGCCACCCTCCATGGCGACCCCTCCGCCCGAATCACCCAGGTGGCAGGCATCGAAACCGCCACCACTGGCGCCCTCGCCTTCGTTGCCAATCCCAAGTACGCCTCTCTCGCCCACACCACCCAGGCCACCGCAGTCCTCGTCGAACCCGACTTTGCCCAGATTTCCACCGCCACCCTCCGCCTCAAAAACCCATACCTGGCCTTCGCCCGTGCTATCGAGCTCTTCTATCAGCCCCCCTCCTACGCCCCCGGCATCCACCCCACCGCCGCCATCGCGCCCACCGCACAGATCGGCGCCAACGCACACATCAGCGCCTACGCCGTCATCGGCGATCACGTCACCATCGGCGACAACGCTATCATCCTCCCCCACGTCGTCATCTACCCCCACGCCAGCATCGGTGACAACCTCTTCGCCCATGCCCACGCCATCGTCCGCGAATACTGCCGGTTAGGCGATAACGTCACCCTCCAGAACGGAGCCATCGTAGGGGCCGACGGCTTCGGCTTCGCCCGCCAATCCGACGGCACTTGGTACAAGATCCTTCAATCCGGCCCCGCCATCCTCGAAGACAACGTCGAGATCCAGGCCAACGCCTGCATCGACCGCGCCTCCATCGGCGAAACCCGCATCCACGCCGGCGCCAAGATCGACAACCTCGTCCAAGTTGGACACGGCTCATCCGTTGGGGAGCACACGCTTCTCTGCGCCCAGGTCGGCCTCGCCGGCTCCACCATCATCGGAAAAAGCGTCATCCTCGCCGGCCAGGTCGGCGTCGCCGGACACTGCACCGTCGGTGACGGAGCCATCGCCACCGCTCAAAGCGGAATCCCCAACGACGTCGCCCCCGGCAAGGTCGTCAGTGGCTATCCCGCCATCGACAACCGTCAATGGCTCCGCTCGGTCGCACTCTTTAATCGTCTGCCAGAGCTCTTGCGCGACATCAAGTCGAAACTAAAATAACCATCCACCATGTGACCCTTGTCGTATATAAATCAGAGAGGTACTTGGGGGTAGGACATGACAGAACCTCCTGAAAGTCTCCAAAACGGCTCGAACGAGATGCACAGCACTACGACCCAATCCGTTCGCGTCCTTCTGCTCGATGACGAACCAACCAACCTCCATCTACGCTCCGCCATCCTGCGCCAGCACGGCTACGAGTGCGTCCCAGCCTCTAGCATCGAAGAGGCCACCGACCTCTTCAACAATATCGATATAGCTGTCCTCGACTATCATCTTGGAGCGGGCCAGTTCGGCACCGAGGTCGCAGCTCTCCTTCGCCGCCGTCGTCCCCACGTCCCAATCATCATCCTCTCAGCCACCATCGACCGCTACTTCGGCGGGGTCGAAGACATGCATCTGCTCAAGGGTCATAGCTCAGTCGAAGATCTCCTCGACGCTCTCAGCTCCCTTGAAGCCAAGCGTCGCGGCGCGCCCGTCGTCGTCGACGCCCGCGATTTCTTCTACTCCAGGATTGCCATGGCCATCGGCACTGATGTCCTCGTTCAGATCTTCGACGAGAAGGGCGTCTGGCAGTACTGCAACGACAGTGCAGCCGAGTATCTCGGTCAGTCTCGCGAGTGGTTCATCGGCCGCAGCGTCTTTCAGGAGATGCGGCCCTTCATGCGCGACTGGAGCGACGTCCTCCAGACCGTCTGCCTCACCCGCGAAACCTACATCGACCGCACCCATCGCGGTCTACTGGCTCAACCCCGACCGCAGGAACCACAGTTTATCTGGAGCGTCCTCGCCTTCCCCATCACCCTGCACGACAATCGCTCCGGAGCCGTCCTCACCGCCCGCATCCTCGACAAGCCCCCCACGCGAACCTCGGAGCTTCTGCCCTTTCTTTAGACATCAATACAGGGCCATAGATAAACAACAGCTTGTGGAGGCGTTACCGCATTTAAGATCTCACGCCATCAGGGGCATCGCACAACTCCGCATGATTCACATCGATCAACGTCCGGCTCGAATCGCGATGCTATTCTAGGCCTGCTGTCGCGCCAGTTTTAGATCATCAACTCTGAGGAGTTCGTATTGGATACACATAAGTCACTTTCCAGAGCAATACCAGTGGCCCTGTTTTTTATCTCAATCTGCTTTGTCGGATGCAGCACGACCGACACAACGCCCGTAAGCAAGCCGAGTCTCGTAGTAGCCGACGCAAACAACAGTCGCGTGCTGATCTACGCCACCCCAACTACCAGCACCTCGACCGCCAGCGTCGTTCTGGGGCAAACGAGTTTTACTCAATCGCAGTCGAGCGATGGAAGGGGAGGCCCTAGCGCGAAGACCCTGGACAATCCTAGTAGCGTTGCCATGGACTCGTCCGGCAATCTCTACGTGGCCGATGGCAATGATCGAGTCCTACAGTTCCGGCCACCATTCACCACGGGCATGAGCGCAAGTCTGGTAATCGGAAAACCGGATTTTACCTCGTCTCAAGGATTGAAAGTCACTGCAAGCGGAATGGGAACCCCCTCCTCGGTTGCGATCGACAGCAAGGGAGATCTGTGGGTTGGGGACGGATCTCTCGAAAGAGTCACGGAGTATGTGCCGCCTTTTAGTAACGGCATGGCCGCGACCGTGGTAATCGGTCAACCCAGCCCCGAAGCCTTCAGAGCGTGCACTACCGATCAAGTTCCGACAGCCAGAACAATCTGCTCTCCTGAAGGGATTACTTTTGATTCCGCCGGAGACCTCTGGGTAGCGGACCCAAGCAGCGATCGCATGCTCGAGTTTACGCCGCCCTTCTCGACGGGTATGGCTTCAACTCTCCAATTGGGGGCGCCGCAAACTTTGCCTTCCCTCTCCTATGTAGGCAGTCCTGCTTCCAATACAACGCAGGCCCCGATTAGTCTGGCGTTCGACTCGACGGGCAATCTCTGGTTAGCGGATTGGATCTTCAACCGGGTCGTGGAGTACGCTCCACCATTTACCCAGAACATGCAGGCCACCGTTGTACTGGGACAGGTCGATTTCACACACGCTGATGCAAATCAGGGTGGAAATGATCCAACTGCGAACACCCTCTCGGGTCCCCAAGCGTTATCGTTCGACGGCAGCGGGAATCTCAGCGTCAGTGACGCCGGGAACAACAGAATTCTAATCTTTGCACCACCCTTCAGCACAGGCATGAGAGCCGCCACAGTCATCGGTCAACCGACCTTCTCTACAGGGCAATCTAATCGGGGGAATGGGTCTGATAGTCCTGCAGCAAACACGTTAGACCACTCGTTAGGCCTGTTGGCACATTGACGGTAACTTTCGACAAATTTGTATGCGTGTAGGCCTGATCGGGGGGCGCATCTATGAAGCCTCTTGACTCCAGAGACTTTGTATATGCGTCATCTTCACCAGAACCGTGCCGTATCGTCACGCAACATAATGTATCCCCCACATTTCGCTTTTGCCTCAACGAGAAAAAAACGACAGTGTTCTTGAATCCGCGTCTTTCAGCGCTGCTCCCGTGAATCCATGACCCTGATCCGGATAGATGTGACTTTCGCACTGAAATTGTTTTATCTCACAGAGCTTAATAAGCTGCTGGGCGTTCCCAACGGGAATGTTGGTGTCGCGCTCACCGTGAAGGATTAGAAGCGGCGGCATGCCTTGCAGATGTTCGAAGAAATCATCTGGAAGGCTCCCATACCACTCAGCAATCGCATCTACCGGCACCTCTTGTGAGCCAGCCGCCAAGGCAACCGAGGCCCCAAGGGAATAACCAACCAGTACTGATTTTCTGTGATCTGAAGCGGCAGTTGTTCTCTGTTCTCTCATCAGAGACTTCACGACGTTTACCCAGGCACGATAGTTGTCGATTGTCGGATTGTTGGACTTTGTCGCGTCAAAATAATGAGGTAAGAGGACGGTGTAGCCGTTGTTCGAGAAATATTCGGCTTGCTCGCGATAGAACCCCACACCGGGTCCGCTCGCACCATGAAGAAGGATCATTAGCGGCTTCCCAGGGTCATCTTTTCCAAAGATCTCATACTTAAATCTTCCATCCTGACTCGTCGCTAAAGAGACTCCAAAACGCTGTGATAGAGATAGTTTGCCGACAGCTAAAAAGCAAATCGCCAGCCCAATGATGGTGCGGAACGGTAGCCTCCGTCTGCGTTTCATGAATCTGTTAACCCTCCTAAGCGAAAAGAGTCACCGGCCTCTTTGCATTTTGCAGTATCCGCGAAGCAGTATGACACCCTCCACCCTGATACCCTTGAGACTTATGCGTTCTCTGCTCGCGCTCGCCTTCCTCGCCAGCCTCATTACCGGCTGCCACTCCCCATACGTTGAGGCAATAGTCAGCAATCATACCGGCAAGCCCATCGAGCTCCTCGAAGTCGACTACCCCAGCGCAAGCTTTGGCACCCAAAACCTCGCCACCGGCGCAGACTTCCACTATCGCTTCAAGGTCCTGGGCTCCGGCCCTACCAAGCTTCTCTACACAGACAGTGCTCACCAGGAACATAAGTCCGATGGGCCCTTCCTCAAAGAAGGAGCAGAAGGTTCCCTAGCCATCACGATTGCGACCACCGGAGTCACGTGGCAACCTGCGGCCACCGTCACATCCGGCAGATAACTCCCTCCGTCGCTCTCCGTTTCAGCCGATCCAGCTTTAGATTCGGCCGTGCGTTTCGCGACCAGCATCCAGCCTGTCGTGTCGGACGGCATGTTTGTGCGCCCGAGCCATCAAAAAAATCACAATACCTAACGCCAACACTACAAATAACATTGCAAATGCCACTACTGTCATAACTTAGAGCTCCCTGCTGTATTAACTTTCCTCAGCGCGCAACATGGTAGGCGCTCCTGATTAGCACTGGCAAGGGGTCTTACAGCGATATCTCCGTGTCGATCTGCAACTTTGCCATTAGTCCAGCCCAGAAGCCCTTCCTTGCGTGGTGTCGGCGGAGGTGCCCGACGCACCGCTCTGTCCCTTGCGCTTCTGATCCTTGGCCATAAAAGCAAACACCCCGCCTACTGCCAAAAGTGCAACGATCACTGCAACAAAGATAATGGTAATCATCTCAACCTCCCAATCTGTCTGGCCGAAGCGCAGTACGCTCTCATGCTCTTCCTTCTCAAAACGAACCTACATCGCACGGCAGTCTGGTGAGATGCCGTCTTCCTCATCTGCGATAAGCTGAAGGTTATGCCGCGCGGATATTTCATCACCTTCGAAGGCCTCGACGGCTCCGGAAAAACCACTCAGCTACGCCGCCTGGCCACCTCGTTAGAGTCCCAGGGCCACACCGTCGTCACCCTCCGTCAGCCCGGCGGAACCGCCCTTGGCGACCGCATCCGCAGCATTCTACTCGACTCCCGCTCCGAAGCCGCTCTAGGCCCCATAGCCCCCGCCGCCGAGATGGCCCTTATGTTCGCCGATCGC
The nucleotide sequence above comes from Tunturibacter empetritectus. Encoded proteins:
- a CDS encoding response regulator codes for the protein MTEPPESLQNGSNEMHSTTTQSVRVLLLDDEPTNLHLRSAILRQHGYECVPASSIEEATDLFNNIDIAVLDYHLGAGQFGTEVAALLRRRRPHVPIIILSATIDRYFGGVEDMHLLKGHSSVEDLLDALSSLEAKRRGAPVVVDARDFFYSRIAMAIGTDVLVQIFDEKGVWQYCNDSAAEYLGQSREWFIGRSVFQEMRPFMRDWSDVLQTVCLTRETYIDRTHRGLLAQPRPQEPQFIWSVLAFPITLHDNRSGAVLTARILDKPPTRTSELLPFL
- a CDS encoding dienelactone hydrolase family protein, with the translated sequence MKRRRRLPFRTIIGLAICFLAVGKLSLSQRFGVSLATSQDGRFKYEIFGKDDPGKPLMILLHGASGPGVGFYREQAEYFSNNGYTVLLPHYFDATKSNNPTIDNYRAWVNVVKSLMREQRTTAASDHRKSVLVGYSLGASVALAAGSQEVPVDAIAEWYGSLPDDFFEHLQGMPPLLILHGERDTNIPVGNAQQLIKLCEIKQFQCESHIYPDQGHGFTGAALKDADSRTLSFFSR
- a CDS encoding NHL repeat-containing protein, whose translation is MALFFISICFVGCSTTDTTPVSKPSLVVADANNSRVLIYATPTTSTSTASVVLGQTSFTQSQSSDGRGGPSAKTLDNPSSVAMDSSGNLYVADGNDRVLQFRPPFTTGMSASLVIGKPDFTSSQGLKVTASGMGTPSSVAIDSKGDLWVGDGSLERVTEYVPPFSNGMAATVVIGQPSPEAFRACTTDQVPTARTICSPEGITFDSAGDLWVADPSSDRMLEFTPPFSTGMASTLQLGAPQTLPSLSYVGSPASNTTQAPISLAFDSTGNLWLADWIFNRVVEYAPPFTQNMQATVVLGQVDFTHADANQGGNDPTANTLSGPQALSFDGSGNLSVSDAGNNRILIFAPPFSTGMRAATVIGQPTFSTGQSNRGNGSDSPAANTLDHSLGLLAH
- a CDS encoding CCA tRNA nucleotidyltransferase codes for the protein MADYIYLLENRLSQAQRNSLLAVREVARAKGLTVFLVGGAVRDMTSGSPVRDLDVVVQGNALKLKKDLEKAHAVITGENEAGQALFVRFPGGVRMEIGSTLTVTYPKPGKPLVKAATILDDLRRRDFTANAMALSLNDGSYGLLMDPLNGVADIENRELRLVSNYGFIEDPVRMIRAARLMARLSWQMDEKTQTRYEAGKQEGYISAMGEFHRGYETEEIFHEEDPLRVLRKLEAEGWMKNLFPALSSTKANVTELEKLRDVQSQLQIQGIYPETAAANFPYLTAKMAPKEVTALKKSFARQGFVHEIEALEDEAKAFAAEFSGKGASSPSHAWKLLHSAKPESILWVAHTSKNAGIQNKFKGFFTEWAHAKQKLPYALMQEMRIVPDLPGYGELLDKLFFELMDGKLGTVEEMKAYLEPYSPPAPPPPVHLRRPRVAKKDAKPAKSRKKAAVVDTNGEAEAVAGAGTNVVPASAPAPAKGGVVKNSVPVKSTAPLKVVAPVKTVARKTEEPAKKSAAMSKTTVPVKGKSVAKAPAKVAAKSVGAKGAAKKAPMKTTSKAPVKKVVKAVAKKAPVKTVSKKVPGKAAAKASVKKHAPAKKAAPAKKVATKAAPAKKAAVKHTPAKKEPAKKAVKTAPKKRR
- the lpxD gene encoding UDP-3-O-(3-hydroxymyristoyl)glucosamine N-acyltransferase, yielding MPSSPKSVTLAELADHLGATLHGDPSARITQVAGIETATTGALAFVANPKYASLAHTTQATAVLVEPDFAQISTATLRLKNPYLAFARAIELFYQPPSYAPGIHPTAAIAPTAQIGANAHISAYAVIGDHVTIGDNAIILPHVVIYPHASIGDNLFAHAHAIVREYCRLGDNVTLQNGAIVGADGFGFARQSDGTWYKILQSGPAILEDNVEIQANACIDRASIGETRIHAGAKIDNLVQVGHGSSVGEHTLLCAQVGLAGSTIIGKSVILAGQVGVAGHCTVGDGAIATAQSGIPNDVAPGKVVSGYPAIDNRQWLRSVALFNRLPELLRDIKSKLK
- a CDS encoding DUF6982 domain-containing protein encodes the protein MSSAHKKVIVRRFTGETLPGYLPLAGFTRNRIVDLLDLEGRVISLAINDIKHICYVRDYNLNDAANPERLTRRTFLAKPRTEGLWLRLTFRSGDLLEGLAPIDATLADDLINDIGLQLTPPDVRSNTQRIFVPRTSITDLQLLAVITTPSRRKPLPASSVPSLQEDLFTNLIPPNTRPN